The DNA sequence GCCGATCCGGAACCGTTTTCGCCGCCGCCCCCGCGTGCGCCCGTCAGGCTGGTCCTGCCGCAGGCACGCCGCGCCGCACCCCCGCGGCCTGTCCGGCGGACGCGCAGGCCCCGCGCGCCGCCACGCCCCTGAAACAATGACGATCTGAACGGACACCGCCCCGGCGGGCGGTTCGTCGCGACCTCATTCTTTCAGGACATCCAGATGACAAAGATGAACCAAGACCGGGCGGCCACGCCCCCGGCACCGACCGACATGGACGCGCAACCCGGCCCGGTCGATGACTGGCGCCTGGTGCAACCCCCGACCACGCCGCACAGCGTCCTGCTGCACTGGGCGATCTTCGCGCTGGTGTTCGGCGGGGTGATCGGTGCCCTCGTGCTGATCTATTGACCGGCGCGGCATGGTGCGGCGGGGCCGTGCCATGCCCGTGGCCTGTAGAAAAGGACAACTCTCAATTGGGCAGCGTTTTGGACTAAACCGACATAAGTCAGCGGGTGCGAATCGCCGGGCAGAAGCCCTCAGCGACCCGCGGCATGTGATGTAACCAGCGACATTGTGAGGACTATCCATGGCCGCAGATCTTCCCGGAACCACGGGTGACGACACGATCGTGGGCACCGCCGAGGGCGACACGATCAACGGCGGCCCCGGCAATGACACCATCGACGGCGGTCCCGGAAATGACACCGTCGACGGTGGCGAGGGCGCGGACCATCTGACCTGGAACGGATCGGCCGAGGGTGGTGAGCACGACACGTATATCGGTGGCGACGGGCATGTGCCCGTCTTCGACGGTTCCTATGTCATCGGCATGACGGGGTCCGAGAATTACACCTTCGATCCCTACAACCACAACGGCGGCGACACGCTGAGCCTGAACCCGGACAGCGACGCCGACATGACGGTCACCTATTCCTCGACCGAGGCGGGGACCGCGACCGATTCCAACGGCAACACCATCGAGTTCCAGGGAATCGAGCGGGTGTACCTGGGCGACGGCAACCACAATGTCGACGCCTCGAATGCCGACATCCTGTATGTCGATGGCCCGACGCACACGGTCGGCATGCGCCTTTATTCCGGCGACGGCAATGACACGATCCACGGCAGCTCGGGCACAGACTACATCCAGAGCGGCGGCGGCAACGACATCGTCCATGGCGGCGACGGCAACGACGTGATCGAGACCGGCGGCGGCGACGACGTCGCCTATGGCGGGGACGGTGACGACGGCTATCGTTGGGGCAACGGCGGCAGCGACGCGCCGATCGGGAACGACCTGTACGACGGCGAAGGGGGGTACAACACTCTGAACGCCTGGCAGTCCGCCCCGTCGGAGCCCACCGAATCCGCGCCCGGCGTGCATGTCGTGCTGGACAGCTCCAGCTCGGGCGACATCGACGCCCTGGGCGGCGTGGACGGGCATCTGCGGTTCCTGAACATGCAGAACCTGCGGACCGGCGGCGGTCATGACGTGATCGACGGATCGGCGGCAGGCGTCGATGGATACCGCGTCTTTGCCGATGCGGGCGACGATATGATCATCGGCAGCGACGGCAACGACGTCCTGGAAGGCGGGTGGGGCGCCGATACCATCATCGGCGGCCTTGGCAACGACGAGATCTCGATGAACGGCGATCTGTTCGCCGCCGTCAGCCGTCCTGATGCCGAGGTCGACACGCTGGTCCTGACCGACGGCTTTGGCCATGACACGATCCGCGGGTTCGGGTTCGGGGACGAGCTGGACAGCGAGGGCAACCCCGCCGCCGCGGACGTGCTGGACCTCAGCGGCCTGCATGATGCCGATGGCAACCCGATCGACCTGTCAGACGTCAAGATCCGCGCCGATGTGGACGAGTGGGACAACAAGTACGCCGTCATCTCCTTCCCGAACGGGGAAGAGCTGTGGATGCGCGACGTCGATCCCGACAGCCTGACGCCGTCGCGCCTGAACGGGATGGGCATTCCCTGCTTCTGCGCGGGCACGATGATCCGCACCCCCAATGGCGACGTCGCGGTCGAGGACCTGCGCGTGGGCGACCTGGTCGAGACCCGCGACAACGGCGCCCGTCCGATCCGCTGGATCGGGGGGCGCGCGCTGGACCGCGTCGATCTGACCATGGTTCCCAAGCTGCGTCCGATCCGCATCCGCGCGGGCGCCCTGGGGCAGGATCTGCCAAGCCGCGACCTGATGGTGTCGCCGCAGCATCGCGTGCTGGTCCGGTCGGCCATCGCGCAGCGCATGTTCGGCACGACCGAGGTTCTGGTCGCCGCACGTCAGCTGACCGCGCTGGACGGCGTCGATGAGGTCGCGGTGGACTCGGTCCAGTACTATCACATCCTGTTCGCCCGCCACGAGATCGTCTTCTCGAACGACGCGCAGACCGAGTCGCTGTATACCGGGCCCCAGGCGATGAAGTCCTTGGGCCAGGCCGCGCAGGACGAGATCTTCACGCTGTTCCCCGAACTGCGTGCCGGCCCGTCGGAACCCGCACGGCCCTTCGTGCCCGGCGGCAAGGCCCAGAAGATGGTTCAGCGCCACCGCCGCAACGGCAAGACGCTGGTCTGCTGACCAGGACCAAGCGTTCACGGCCACTGCATCCGAAGGCATGCCACCTTCGGTTGCGGTAACCGGTCATTTCGGCGTCGGCCATCAAATTTCTGCATCCGAAGATGCGGTCACGTCGCGGGCGGGACAGTGTGCAATGCGCCGATGTCACCGGCGG is a window from the Paracoccus marcusii genome containing:
- a CDS encoding Hint domain-containing protein, with protein sequence MAADLPGTTGDDTIVGTAEGDTINGGPGNDTIDGGPGNDTVDGGEGADHLTWNGSAEGGEHDTYIGGDGHVPVFDGSYVIGMTGSENYTFDPYNHNGGDTLSLNPDSDADMTVTYSSTEAGTATDSNGNTIEFQGIERVYLGDGNHNVDASNADILYVDGPTHTVGMRLYSGDGNDTIHGSSGTDYIQSGGGNDIVHGGDGNDVIETGGGDDVAYGGDGDDGYRWGNGGSDAPIGNDLYDGEGGYNTLNAWQSAPSEPTESAPGVHVVLDSSSSGDIDALGGVDGHLRFLNMQNLRTGGGHDVIDGSAAGVDGYRVFADAGDDMIIGSDGNDVLEGGWGADTIIGGLGNDEISMNGDLFAAVSRPDAEVDTLVLTDGFGHDTIRGFGFGDELDSEGNPAAADVLDLSGLHDADGNPIDLSDVKIRADVDEWDNKYAVISFPNGEELWMRDVDPDSLTPSRLNGMGIPCFCAGTMIRTPNGDVAVEDLRVGDLVETRDNGARPIRWIGGRALDRVDLTMVPKLRPIRIRAGALGQDLPSRDLMVSPQHRVLVRSAIAQRMFGTTEVLVAARQLTALDGVDEVAVDSVQYYHILFARHEIVFSNDAQTESLYTGPQAMKSLGQAAQDEIFTLFPELRAGPSEPARPFVPGGKAQKMVQRHRRNGKTLVC